A stretch of Cupriavidus necator DNA encodes these proteins:
- a CDS encoding efflux RND transporter permease subunit, whose amino-acid sequence MIARLILASIRHRILVLLATVMLTAWGLWAVRSTPLDALPDLSDVQVIIRTPFPGQAPQIVENQVTYPLTTTMLSVPGARTVRGYSFFGDSFVYVLFEDGTDLYWARSRVLEYLNQVQSRLPAAARPALGPDATGVGWIYEYALVDKTGQHDLGQLRAMQDWFLRFELKSLPNVAEVASLGGMVKQYQVVLLPDRMRAYNLSQGKVLAALRGANQEAGGSVLEMGEAEYMVRASGYLKTLDDFRQIPLVTSDAGIPVRLGDVAIVQLGPEMRRGIAELDGQGEVAGGVIVMRSGKNALETIEAVKAKLATLQKSLPAGVQIVTTYDRSALIKRAVENLTHKLAEEFAVVALVCLLFLFHLRSALVAIVSLPLGVLAAFLVMRYQGINANIMSLGGIAIAIGAMVDAAVVMIENAHKQLEHWHAENPGRELAGNERWGVIGRAATEVGPALFFSLLIITLSFIPVFTLEAQEGRLFSPLAFTKTYSMAAAAGLSVTLVPVLMGYMIRGRIPSEQSNPLNRWLIRAYRPVLARVLAYPKTTLAVAAVLLAATAWPMLRTGAEFMPPLDEGDLLYMPSALPGLSAGKAAQLLQQTDRLIRTVPEVATVFGKAGRADTATDPAPLEMFETTIQFKPRDQWRAGMTTDKLVEELDRVVKVPGLSNIWVPPIRNRIDMLATGIKSPVGIKVAGADLKEIDRLATRIEEAVRTVPGVTSALAERLSGGRYVDIDINRVAAGRYGLNIADVQSVVSSAIGGDNVGEVVDGLARFPINVRYPRDYRDSVEQLRSLPIVTDKGQQIVLSDLARIQVVQGAPMLRSENARLSGWVYVDIRGRDLRSAVRDMQAAVAKAVPMPAGYSLSWSGQFEYLERAAAKLKVVVPFTLLIIFVLLYLVFGRLDEALLIMGTLPLALIGGFWLLYLLGYNLSVAGVVGFIALAGVAAEFGVIMLLYLKQAWTARANQGDASLSALLEAIQEGAVLRVRPKAMTVAVILAGLVPIMWSHGTGSEVMQRIAAPMVGGMLTAPLLSLFVVPAVYLLMRRRQTRPQPVSVHPSLQKEPL is encoded by the coding sequence ATGATCGCGCGCCTGATCCTGGCCTCGATCCGCCACCGCATCCTGGTCCTGCTGGCCACGGTGATGCTGACCGCATGGGGCCTGTGGGCGGTGCGAAGCACGCCGCTCGACGCCCTCCCCGACCTGTCCGATGTGCAAGTGATCATCCGCACGCCCTTCCCGGGCCAGGCGCCGCAGATCGTCGAGAACCAGGTTACGTATCCGCTGACCACCACCATGCTGTCGGTGCCCGGCGCCAGGACGGTCCGGGGTTACTCTTTCTTTGGCGATTCGTTCGTCTATGTGCTGTTCGAGGATGGCACCGACCTGTACTGGGCGCGCTCGCGCGTGCTGGAATACCTGAACCAGGTGCAGTCCCGCCTGCCTGCCGCGGCCAGGCCGGCGCTGGGGCCGGATGCCACCGGCGTCGGCTGGATCTACGAGTACGCGCTGGTGGACAAGACCGGCCAGCATGACCTCGGCCAGTTGCGCGCAATGCAGGACTGGTTCCTGCGCTTCGAACTGAAATCGCTGCCCAATGTGGCCGAGGTCGCTTCGCTGGGCGGCATGGTGAAGCAGTACCAGGTGGTGCTGCTGCCGGACCGGATGCGCGCCTACAACCTGTCGCAGGGCAAGGTGCTGGCGGCGCTCAGGGGCGCCAACCAGGAGGCCGGCGGGTCGGTGCTGGAAATGGGCGAGGCAGAGTATATGGTGCGCGCCAGCGGCTACCTGAAGACGCTCGACGATTTCCGGCAGATTCCGCTGGTGACCAGCGATGCCGGCATTCCTGTGCGGCTGGGCGATGTCGCCATCGTCCAGCTCGGCCCGGAGATGCGGCGCGGCATCGCCGAACTTGACGGCCAGGGCGAGGTTGCCGGCGGCGTGATCGTGATGCGCTCAGGCAAGAACGCGCTGGAAACCATCGAGGCGGTCAAGGCGAAGCTAGCCACGCTGCAGAAGAGCCTGCCTGCCGGTGTGCAGATCGTCACCACCTACGACCGCTCCGCGCTGATCAAGCGCGCGGTGGAAAACCTGACACACAAGCTGGCCGAAGAGTTCGCCGTGGTCGCGCTGGTGTGCCTGCTGTTCCTGTTCCACCTGCGTTCCGCGCTGGTGGCGATCGTGTCGCTGCCGCTGGGCGTGCTGGCCGCCTTTTTGGTGATGCGCTACCAGGGCATCAATGCCAACATCATGTCGCTGGGCGGCATTGCCATTGCCATTGGCGCCATGGTCGATGCCGCGGTCGTGATGATCGAGAACGCGCACAAGCAGCTGGAACACTGGCATGCCGAGAACCCCGGCCGGGAGCTGGCAGGGAACGAGCGCTGGGGCGTGATCGGCCGGGCCGCCACCGAGGTCGGGCCCGCGCTGTTCTTCTCGCTGCTGATCATCACGCTGTCGTTTATCCCGGTCTTTACGCTGGAGGCGCAGGAGGGCCGGCTGTTCTCGCCGCTGGCCTTTACCAAGACCTATTCCATGGCCGCGGCGGCGGGCCTGTCGGTGACGCTGGTGCCGGTGCTGATGGGCTACATGATCCGCGGCAGGATTCCTTCGGAGCAGTCCAACCCCTTGAACCGATGGCTGATCCGCGCCTATCGGCCGGTGCTGGCACGGGTGCTGGCCTACCCGAAGACCACCCTTGCGGTCGCCGCGGTGCTGCTGGCCGCGACGGCGTGGCCGATGCTGCGTACCGGCGCCGAATTCATGCCGCCGCTCGACGAGGGCGACCTGCTCTATATGCCGTCGGCATTGCCAGGCCTTTCCGCCGGCAAGGCGGCGCAGCTGCTGCAACAGACCGACCGCCTGATCAGGACCGTGCCCGAGGTGGCGACCGTATTCGGCAAGGCCGGCCGCGCCGATACCGCGACCGATCCGGCGCCCCTCGAGATGTTCGAGACCACCATCCAGTTCAAGCCGCGCGACCAGTGGCGTGCCGGCATGACCACCGACAAGCTGGTGGAAGAGCTCGATCGCGTGGTCAAGGTGCCGGGCCTGTCCAACATCTGGGTGCCGCCGATCCGCAACCGCATCGACATGCTTGCCACCGGCATCAAGAGCCCGGTCGGCATCAAGGTGGCGGGCGCGGACCTGAAGGAGATCGATCGCCTGGCAACGCGCATCGAGGAAGCCGTCAGGACAGTGCCGGGGGTGACGTCGGCACTGGCCGAGCGGCTGAGCGGCGGGCGCTATGTCGATATCGACATCAATCGCGTGGCGGCGGGCCGCTACGGGCTGAACATCGCGGATGTGCAGAGCGTGGTATCGTCGGCCATCGGCGGCGACAATGTGGGCGAGGTCGTCGACGGGCTGGCGCGCTTCCCTATCAACGTACGCTACCCGCGCGACTACCGCGACTCGGTGGAGCAACTGCGCAGCCTGCCCATCGTCACGGACAAGGGCCAGCAGATCGTGCTGTCCGACCTGGCGCGCATCCAGGTGGTGCAGGGAGCGCCGATGCTGCGCAGCGAAAATGCGCGACTGTCGGGCTGGGTGTATGTCGACATCCGCGGGCGTGACCTGCGCTCGGCCGTCCGGGATATGCAGGCCGCCGTTGCGAAAGCGGTGCCGATGCCGGCTGGCTATTCGCTGAGCTGGTCGGGGCAGTTCGAATACCTGGAGCGGGCCGCCGCAAAGCTGAAGGTGGTAGTGCCGTTCACGCTGCTGATCATCTTCGTGCTGCTGTACCTGGTGTTCGGCCGTCTCGATGAAGCCCTGCTCATCATGGGCACGCTGCCGCTGGCGCTGATCGGCGGCTTCTGGCTGCTCTACCTGCTGGGCTACAACCTGTCGGTTGCCGGCGTGGTCGGCTTCATCGCGCTGGCGGGCGTGGCGGCGGAATTCGGCGTGATCATGCTGCTCTACCTGAAGCAGGCATGGACCGCGCGCGCGAACCAGGGCGATGCCAGCCTGTCCGCGCTGCTTGAGGCCATCCAGGAAGGCGCGGTGCTGCGCGTGCGCCCCAAGGCAATGACCGTCGCCGTCATCCTTGCCGGCCTGGTGCCGATCATGTGGTCGCATGGCACCGGCTCCGAGGTCATGCAGCGCATTGCCGCGCCGATGGTGGGCGGCATGCTCACCGCGCCATTGCTTTCGCTCTTCGTGGTGCCGGCGGTGTATTTGCTGATGCGCCGGCGCCAGACCAGACCTCAACCAGTTTCCGTACACCCCTCACTTCAGAAGGAACCACTATGA
- a CDS encoding TolC family protein has protein sequence MLFLRHLSVALLSAPAIGLAAPQGAPGQSAPSLSLEEAVAIASAHAGDAESSRGAVEAAGQMAVAAGRLPDPVLKLGVNNVPVNGSDAFSLSRDSMTMRSISVMQEFTRADKRRARAARFEAEAAAADAQRTVGLAGVQRNAVNAWLDRWYAEQAGVLLGHHGHPLELALQAATAAYRGGRGSRAEVLAMELEIQKLHDREDENRAALATATLNLERWVGAAARRPLSARPPLEVPPGARQLARGEFEAVPELSAAQRDVALAESEIQVATEARKPDVTVELMYSQRGSAYSNMGSLNVSFPLPWDRGNRQDREISARLAQANDARARLEMVRRNTQAMVGARLAELQRNLDRLRRYDDKTLPLARAQADAALTAYRASTGTLAAVAEANHRAIDTAMDRLLLEAKTAKLWADLNYLVPLPTAQAEAAVREAK, from the coding sequence ATGCTTTTTCTACGTCACCTGTCCGTGGCGCTGCTCAGCGCGCCCGCAATCGGCCTGGCTGCGCCGCAAGGCGCGCCCGGGCAATCCGCCCCTTCCCTCTCCCTTGAGGAAGCCGTCGCGATCGCGAGCGCCCATGCCGGCGACGCCGAATCGTCGCGCGGCGCCGTGGAGGCCGCCGGGCAAATGGCCGTCGCCGCCGGCCGCCTGCCGGATCCCGTGCTCAAGCTCGGCGTCAACAACGTGCCGGTCAACGGCTCGGACGCGTTCTCGCTGAGCCGGGATTCCATGACCATGCGCTCGATCTCGGTGATGCAGGAATTCACGCGCGCGGACAAGCGCCGCGCCAGGGCCGCGCGCTTCGAAGCCGAAGCCGCCGCTGCCGACGCGCAGCGCACAGTGGGGCTGGCAGGCGTGCAGCGCAATGCGGTCAATGCCTGGCTCGACCGGTGGTATGCGGAGCAGGCCGGCGTGCTGCTCGGCCATCACGGCCATCCGCTTGAACTGGCGCTGCAGGCCGCCACCGCGGCCTACCGCGGCGGGCGCGGCTCGCGTGCGGAGGTACTGGCGATGGAGCTGGAAATCCAGAAGCTGCACGACCGCGAGGACGAGAACCGCGCCGCGCTGGCAACGGCCACGCTGAACCTGGAGCGCTGGGTCGGCGCCGCTGCGCGGCGCCCGCTGTCGGCGCGGCCACCGCTTGAAGTGCCGCCGGGCGCCCGGCAACTCGCCAGGGGCGAGTTCGAGGCCGTGCCCGAACTGTCGGCTGCGCAGCGCGACGTGGCGCTGGCCGAATCGGAGATCCAGGTGGCAACGGAAGCCCGCAAGCCGGACGTGACGGTCGAGCTGATGTACAGCCAGCGCGGCTCGGCCTACTCGAACATGGGCTCGCTCAATGTCAGCTTCCCATTGCCGTGGGACCGGGGCAACCGCCAGGACCGCGAAATCAGTGCGCGGCTGGCGCAGGCCAATGACGCGCGGGCCAGGCTGGAAATGGTCCGGCGCAATACCCAGGCCATGGTCGGCGCCAGGCTGGCCGAGCTGCAGCGCAACCTTGACCGGCTGCGGCGCTACGACGACAAGACCTTGCCGCTCGCGCGGGCACAGGCGGATGCGGCACTGACGGCCTACCGCGCCAGCACGGGCACCTTGGCGGCGGTCGCCGAAGCCAACCATCGCGCCATCGACACCGCCATGGATCGCCTGCTGCTTGAGGCAAAGACCGCGAAGCTGTGGGCGGACCTGAACTACCTGGTGCCATTGCCTACCGCCCAGGCCGAAGCCGCAGTGAGGGAGGCAAAATGA
- a CDS encoding efflux RND transporter periplasmic adaptor subunit has product MKKHIIAAAAGLVVAGIALYGAYHFGFTRGTQTAQPSSTAGAQSTVLKAGDIDPKTGRKILYWHDPMVPGQRFDKPGKSPFMEMQLVPVYADGDGSGSGVTVDSHVAQNLGIRTTEAKPGRLAAMLQVPGNVAIDERSVQVIQARTNAFVQHVAVRATLDPVRRGQALVTLYSPDWVAAQEEYLAVSRMAASEHLDDLRSAARNRMLQAGMTPGQVSAVERSGKPQPGVAIASPVDGLVTEVAVREGMTVSPGMTLFRLADLSQVWVIAEVPEGQAGTIRPGAAATVLQGGTASPLAGKVDAILPDVNPATRTVKARIILPNPGRRLLPGMFVTVGFDSGAQKEALLIPSESVIRTGQRSIVMVDAGQAGFVATEIKTGREADGMVEVLDGLAPGQKVVTSGQFLIDSEASLRGSAQRMSAPLAASAPAAPSAEHEGTGRIEAVNGSESLTISHGPIPSAQWGAMTMDFAAPPTGLPKGLKPGDRIRFRFHLDRDGAAMLSSVEPAGTAQGARP; this is encoded by the coding sequence ATGAAGAAGCACATCATTGCAGCAGCAGCCGGGCTGGTCGTCGCCGGCATCGCCCTCTACGGCGCTTACCACTTCGGGTTCACGCGCGGCACACAGACTGCGCAACCGTCGAGCACGGCTGGCGCGCAATCCACCGTGCTCAAGGCCGGCGACATCGATCCGAAGACCGGCAGGAAGATCCTGTACTGGCACGATCCCATGGTGCCGGGCCAGCGCTTCGACAAGCCGGGCAAATCTCCCTTCATGGAGATGCAACTGGTGCCGGTCTACGCGGACGGCGATGGCAGCGGCAGCGGTGTCACCGTCGACAGCCATGTCGCGCAAAACCTCGGCATTCGCACCACCGAGGCAAAGCCTGGACGGCTGGCCGCGATGCTACAGGTGCCCGGCAATGTCGCCATCGACGAACGCAGCGTGCAGGTCATCCAGGCGCGCACCAACGCCTTTGTGCAGCACGTCGCGGTCCGGGCCACCCTTGACCCGGTCCGGCGCGGACAGGCGCTGGTCACCCTGTACTCGCCCGACTGGGTCGCGGCGCAAGAGGAATACCTGGCCGTGTCACGCATGGCAGCGAGCGAGCATCTGGACGACCTGCGCAGTGCTGCCAGGAATCGCATGCTGCAGGCAGGCATGACGCCGGGCCAGGTCAGTGCGGTCGAAAGATCCGGCAAGCCGCAGCCCGGTGTTGCCATCGCCAGCCCGGTCGATGGCCTCGTGACCGAGGTGGCGGTGCGCGAGGGCATGACCGTGTCGCCGGGCATGACGCTGTTCCGCCTGGCTGACCTGAGCCAGGTGTGGGTGATTGCCGAGGTACCAGAGGGCCAGGCCGGCACCATCCGGCCCGGCGCGGCGGCCACGGTACTGCAGGGCGGCACGGCCAGCCCCCTTGCCGGCAAGGTCGACGCCATCCTTCCCGACGTCAACCCGGCGACCCGCACCGTCAAGGCCCGCATCATCCTGCCCAACCCCGGCAGGCGCCTGCTGCCGGGCATGTTTGTCACGGTCGGCTTCGACAGTGGCGCGCAGAAGGAAGCGTTGCTGATCCCGTCGGAGTCGGTCATCCGCACCGGCCAGCGCAGTATCGTCATGGTCGATGCCGGCCAGGCAGGGTTCGTTGCCACTGAGATCAAGACCGGCCGCGAAGCCGATGGCATGGTCGAGGTGCTGGACGGACTGGCGCCGGGACAGAAAGTGGTCACGTCCGGCCAGTTCCTGATCGACTCGGAAGCCAGCCTGCGCGGCAGCGCGCAACGCATGTCCGCCCCGCTTGCGGCCTCCGCACCTGCCGCACCATCGGCCGAGCATGAAGGCACAGGCCGCATCGAAGCCGTGAACGGCAGCGAGAGCCTGACCATCTCGCATGGCCCCATCCCGTCGGCACAGTGGGGTGCGATGACCATGGATTTCGCCGCGCCGCCGACAGGCCTGCCCAAGGGACTGAAGCCTGGCGACCGCATCCGCTTCCGCTTCCACCTGGACCGCGACGGCGCGGCCATGCTGTCGTCGGTCGAGCCCGCCGGCACCGCCCAGGGAGCCCGGCCATGA